The genomic segment CAGGAGGCGGAGTCCTGCTGTTCCACGCCCCCCACCTCCGGAAGTAAGCCCCAGGGCCAGGTGCATGGGGATGTCCAGACACCAGGGTGCAGGGCTCTCCGTTGTCCCCAGGCCTGTGCTCGTTTACCGGGTGGGGACGAGGCATGCTCTCTACAGAACCAACAGCACCTGAGTCTGAAGTGGGCTGTGTGGGCACACACGTGGGCGCGCTCAGGGCCACAGGCCGGCCGGCCGCAGTGCTGTAAAGtgtttggaggaaaaagaaaaacccaagggtcagatgctccaGTGCACCCCCTAGAAGAACCGTAGGTGCTGCAGACATCTGTCTCTAAACTCTGGTTGAGAGGAATCAGTTTGCCACGGAAAATGTAAACCGAGGCTGTGGCCCGATGGTGAGCCTGCCCTTGTAGTCTTTTGTGCAAAGTAAGGTGTTTCTGAGCTCCACGTTATggtgaacaaacagaaaaaggaatataTTGAAATAACTCCTCCACCTCGAAAGGCTTAACTGCCTGGGGACCCTGGGGGACCCTCAGCTTGAGTATCTGGCTGCGGGGTATGGGGGCTGGCCTTACACTGTCACCAAGGAGCACCTGCCAGAGGTGAGACGTAGGCAGAGGCCACGTCCCCAAGTGCCACCCAGAaccttgaattctttctttccagcTTGTGGGGAAATAAACATTGTAGCTAAAAATgaaacttttggggcacctgggtggctcagtgggttaagcgtctgccttcggctctggtcatgatcccagggtcctgggatcgcaccctgctcagcggggagcctgcttctccctctcccgcgcACCCTGCTTGCGGTccctccttctgtcaaataaacagataaaatctttaaaaaaattttcttctgtttacttaGATTTGTCTCCAGACGAAACACCTTTATTCTGTTTTCCCCAATGGCTCTCCCGTTTCTGGACAGACAAAGCAGTACCAATCACCAAAGCAACTCTTCAACGTcataaatctcatttaaaatctcatttttgtgttaagtgaaaataaactttattacAATGGTATCAATCACAGACTATCAAAATATCTGTTACGTTTTACAGAGAAAAACCAGCCACACTTGTGAGTGGGAAGCACGTTCCTTTCACAAGTCCTCGTGGTTTCCAACAGTCTGCCCGTGAGGACAAGTCAGTGGCAGCCCTGCCGGGAAGGCTGGCTGTCGGACTTCCCTGTGTGCATGGGTGTGACCGTGCACAGGTCCAAGTCCAAGGTCTTCCAAGGGACTCCAAGTGCCTCTGAGACAACCTGACCCCAGGCCCTGTTTCCCCAGGGCTGCTTGCCGCAGGTGGGTCGGGGGCCCCCTGCACCCTCCTGCAGGGTCTGTTCCCGCTTCCCCAGACACGCCGCTGCGGCCCCGGGGCCCAGCCCCCCGGGGCACGTGGTGAGCAGCGTCTACTTGCTGTCCATGCTGTAGCAGTGAATGTCGCCTTTCCCCCGGGCGTCGAAGCCGGGAAGCGGCTGCCCGTACTTGTCCACGCACCAGCAGAAGCCTCGCTTCCGGCCCTTGGAAGGGCGGCACTGCGGGGGACACAAAGTGAACCCGGGTCAAGGGCCGGGCGCCCAGGGACAAGGGTGCAGCAGGCCCCCAGGGAGGCCAtgcatgtgggggagggggtgctctggagaagcagggaggggcgGTTCTGTGCCCCTCAGGTCTCAGGTGGACATTGGCCCCCATCGCCCTGCAGGCGTACCAGCAGCCCGAGGGGGTGAGAGGGTCCCCTGTCTGGTGCACCCGTCTCCGGGCGCCTGCAGAGCGGCACAGATGGGCTCTCAGCGCGCCTTTGCTGAGCAAGGGACCGATGGGGACGCGCCGGCACGCTGCTGTCTAATGGCCGACGGCCGAGAGGTCTGACAGACACCAGGAGGCCCGTGGCCTCACCCATTCGGCAGCGACTGCGGTGGTTCGCGTTTAGAGACGGGCTTACCCTGCCCTAAAGTGATGAACCCCCAGTCGTATTACAGCTCCCAGGAAGGACGGGCGTGGGGGGGCCAAGAGTGGACCTCAGGGAAACTTTCTGGCCCTTTAGTTAGACCAGAGGCCTCTGGGGGTGGTGCGTGGCGGCTCTGCGGGTCAGGGGAGGTGCGGGCggcgggaggggggagggaacCTTGTGAGGTTGCCACTTACCTGCTTCTTCTTATAGAAGCCCTTCCGGTCACAGTTGGGGATGTGGATGCCCCTGGGGCTAAGCATGTCCAAGAACTTGAGTCGGTTTAGCGTGTCTTCCACCTCCCGGCGGCACGGCCCCTGCGGTGTGGGGGAGCCACGGTTACTCGGGAGCGCGGCCTCAGAGGGTCCCATGCATCCACGGAGGGACCTGCTGGGCCATCCCCACCATGATACCAACCATGGCTCCCCGTCTCCTGTGAGGTCCCCAGAGCAAGGGCCAGGACCCGGGAGAGAGTTGCCACAGGCCAGGGCACCGAGAGACCAGGCGAACAGAACACTGCCGGTCTCAGGGCACCCCTGCCCATGTCCTTCCACCTGGAGCCCCATGAGACCCCGCAGTGGGAAGGGTCCCTCCACACTCAGCCCACTGCCCCCGAGAGGAGAAGGCTCACGTATTCCGTCTCCCGCTTGGACTCGGAGGAGAAGTTCTGGGTGTCGGTGCTCTGGGACTCGTAGTCCACCTTATAGCGCTGGCTGTCCTTGGCGTGCCCTTTCTTGATGACGTCTATCTTGGTGTGCAGGGGCTGGAGCCTGGCGTCGGGCACCCGGTGCGTGCTGGGGACAGCCTGGCCCTGCACGCTCCCCACACTGTGGTCTTCCTCCGACTCACTGCTGTTTCCTTGGAAAGTGCAAGGGACACAAGGGTGTGATGGCCACCCGCGGTTACCAATAGTCTTT from the Lutra lutra chromosome 11, mLutLut1.2, whole genome shotgun sequence genome contains:
- the IGFBP3 gene encoding insulin-like growth factor-binding protein 3 — encoded protein: MQRARPALWAAALTALALLRGPPAARAGAGSAGAGPVVRCEPCDARALAQCAPPPAASACSELVREPGCGCCLTCALHEGQPCGVYTERCGAGLRCQPPPGEPRPLQALLDGRGLCANASAAGRLRAYLLPAPSAPGNSSESEEDHSVGSVQGQAVPSTHRVPDARLQPLHTKIDVIKKGHAKDSQRYKVDYESQSTDTQNFSSESKRETEYGPCRREVEDTLNRLKFLDMLSPRGIHIPNCDRKGFYKKKQCRPSKGRKRGFCWCVDKYGQPLPGFDARGKGDIHCYSMDSK